In Nitrososphaerota archaeon, the sequence TTATTTCAAAGCTGAGCGCCTTTTCAACATCCTTAAATGAGCCTATGTTTTTAACCTCAACCCTATAGCCCCCCCTAACCGATATGTTCGCATCACACCTCAACGCTCCCTCCAAGTTACAGTCGCAGACACCCAGATGCTCAAGGATAGATCTAAGCTTCTGTAGGAAGAGCCTAGCTTGCCTCGGGGTTGTTAAGTCTGGCTCGGTCACTATCTCAACCAAAGCAACCCCTGAGCGGTTGTAGTCAATTAATGCGTATGGTGAGGTTGATATAGACCCTTCGTAAACGATCTTAGCCGGATCCTCCTCTAGTTGTATACGCCTTATTCTGACGACCTTATCCTGTAAGCGGATCTGCCCACCTACTGCTAGAGGTTGTCCACCAGCCTTGTCATACTGCGATATCTGAAAGTTCTTCGGCAGATCGGGGTAGAAGTAGTTCTTCCTATAAAATATCATCTTCTCCGAGATCTTGGCGCCTAAAGCTATCGCTATGGCTAATGCTTGCTTAACCGCTTCTTCATTCAGCACAGGTAGGCTGCCTGGTAGACCCATGCAGACTGGACATATGTTTGTGTTGGGCTCTTTGTTGTAGTAGTCTGCTGAGCATCTGCAGAATAGTTTAGTCTTTAGGTTTGTGAGGTGGCAGTGTACCTCTAAGCCTATCTTCACATCTAACTCCTCTTGCTCCTTCAGCACACCTATCGCCTCAAACCATCCTCAACGATTTTCGCAGCTTGGAAGAGTCTTTCTTCGCAGAAGTATGGTGCTATCAGCTGCAGCCCCACTGGTAGCTCACCTTCCCCGTGCACAGGTACAGAGATCGCTGGGTGCCCTGTTAAGTTTGGTGGGACGGTGTTTACATCTATCAGATACATCAGAAGCGGATCCTCCACTCTCTCACCTATCTTAAATGGCGTCGTCGGCATAGTAGGCCCTGCTATCAGATCGTATCTGCTGAAGATCTGCTGAAACTCGGATTTAAGGATGCTCCTAATCTTCTGCGCTTTAAGGTAGTAGACACCATAGTAGCCTGCTGACAGTATGTAGGTGCCGAGCATAATCCTCCGCTTAACCTCTGGTCCAAACCCCCTAGCCCTACATTTTGAGAAGTAGGTGTTCCAATCTCTGAAGCCTGATTTGAGGTGTAGACCATATCTTATGCCGTCGAAGCGGGCTAGGTTCGAGCTGGCCTCAGCCATCGCTACGATGTAGTAGGCTGGTAAAGCGTAATTCAAACTCTTTATTGAAACCTCCTCTACGATAAAGCCATTATCCATAAGCACATCCAGACCACTCCACACTCGCCTTCTAACGGCTTCTTCAATACCCTCTCCGAAGAATTCTTTCGGCACAGCTATCTTAGCGCCCTCCTTAAGGGGAGCGATCTCCTTCGGTCTATCCCTATACGATGTTGAATCCATCGGATCCCAACCAGATATGCATCTATAGAATAGGGCGCAGTCATCCAGGTTGGAGGCGATAGGTCCTATTTGCTCCAAGCTGTTTGCATAAGAGATCAAACCGTATCTACTTACAGCACCATATGTTGGCTTAAGCCCGACCACACCACAAAACGCTGCGGGGCATCTAACCGACCCTCCTGTATCGCTGCCTAACGCTAGAGGAACCATACCCGCAGCCACAGCAGCGCCGCTTCCTCCAGAAGAGCCGCCAGCAACTCTGCTTAAGTCGCAGGGGTTTTTAGTAGGTCCGAAGGCGCTGAACTCGGTTGTGCTACCCATAGCGAACTCATCTGTATTCGTCTTACCAACAATTATAGCACCAGCCTCCTTCAACTTAACCACCACAGTAGCATCATAAGGCGGTATGTAGCCTCTAAGCATCTTAGAGCCGCACGTGGTTTCAATACCTGCTGTTGAGATAACGTCTTTAACTGCAACAGGTACACCACATAAAGGTCCCGCTCCCTCGCCTCTTTTGAGCCTCAAATCGAGCTTCTCAGCATCCGCTAACGCTTGCTTCAAGCAAAGTGTTATGAAAGCGTTAATCTTATCGTCCAATTCCCTAATTCTACTGAGACTCGCTTCTACGACCTCAACAGCAGAGACCTCACCAGACCTAACCATCTCAACAATTCTCCGGGCGTTCTTAAGGTCGATCTTAGCCAACGCGGACACCTAAACTATCCTAGGCGCCTTAATGTATCGCCCCTTTCTGCTAGGCGCAATCTTCAGTATCTCGTCTGCTAAGAAGGGTGCTGGTTCATCGCTTCTAGCAACTCTCTGCATCTCAAGCGGGTGATAAAGCGGTTCCACTCCGCTTGTGTCAACTTCATCGATCTTGCTAAAGTATTCTAATATTCTGCTAAGCTGCTTAGAAATTTCTCTCGCCTCTTTATCTGTTAGATCGATGCGCGTAAGCCAAGCGAGGTGCTTAACCGTGCTTACACCAATCTTACTACGGGGCAAGTAGATCACACTAGGGTGTTAGGTGGCGCTGATCACGGGGGAAGTAGGTAACATCCCTAATGTTTTTCTGCCCTGTTAGGGTCATGAGGAAGCGCTCAAAACCTAAGCCGAAGCCAGCATGAGGAGGCATACCATAGTCGAAGATTTTAAGATGGTAAGCGAAGCTTTTTGGGTTAAGCCCTTTCTCCTTAAGCCTCTTCTCCAAAACCCTTCTACTACTCACTCTAGTGCCGCCTGAAGCTACTTCAAGTGAGCCGAAGATGAGGTCAAAGGACTCACTTAACTTCGGGTACTCCTTCTTCTGAGATATGTAGAAGGGTTTGCTCTGCGTAGGCCAATCTATTATGAAGTAGTATGAGGGGTTCGCCTCAGCCAACTTAGCTAGGGCGGTTGAGCTCAGATCCTCGCCCCACTCAACTTTATGCCCGTGTTCAGCCAAGATCTCTAAGACCTCATCGTAGGTAAACTTTTTGAATGTCTCAGGTAGGTTAGGTTCATACTGTAACGTAGCGAGTTCTTTTGCACACCTAATCTTGACCGCCTCAACCACTTCTCTTATCATGGCCTCAAGCCTATCCATCGCATCCCTATAGTCTACATACGCCTCTTCCACATCGACCGAAATGAATTCGCTCAGATGTTCAAGAGTTCTGGACTGCTCAGCTCTAAATGCTGGACCTATCTCAAAGACCTTCTCAAACGCCATCACCAACTGCTCCTTGTAAAGCTGCGGGCTTTGGGTTAGGAAGGCTTCCTTATCGTAATAGAGTAGAGGAAATAGGGCTGCCCCGCCTTCTGTCGCCGAAGATATTATCTTAGGCGTGTGGACTTCATGATAACCGTTTTTGAGAAGATGCCCTCTAATCGCTTTCAACGCTTCCTGCCTAATCTTAAAGACTGCTTGCGCGGCTGGGCGCCTTAGATCTACAGCACGTATCTCAAGCCTCTTATCCAAACTTGGGAGCCTACGACCATAAAGGGGGATAGGCGAGTTTACAGACGCGAAGCCAAGCACCTTGATCTCCTTAGGTCTTACCTCAACACCGTTAGGTGCCTTAGCTATAGCCTTCAAAACACCCTTCACACCTATGGATGTGTGTGGTGTGAGTGCCTGAACCTTTTTGTAAAGCTCTTCGCCAACCTCGTCTTTCTTCGCAGTTATCTGTATCAAACCATCTTTATCTTTGATTACGATGAAGGTTATATTTCCTTGATGCCTCACGGCGGCTATCCAACCGAAGAGAACACACTCTTGTCCATCTAACTGAGGTGCCAAGTTGCTCGAGTAGTGGGTCCTCCTCCAATCTCCCAACTCATCAAGCCTGATCTCTTGGCTCTTCTTCTGCTTCGCCGCAGCTTGCTTGCTTTCTGATTTCAACTTACTCAACCTAAATCTAATCTACTCATTTACCCACACACCCATATCACTTTAAGCCTTTCCCCTTCTAGCGGTTGCTGTGAAGAAGCTTATATAACGCCGACATCATAACTATACCAGATCCTAGGGTGAGCGAGGCATGCGAACGGGTCTATGTACACTATGCAAGGTTGCGCAGAATTGCCCTGTAACCGCGCCACTGATACTTGTCTTTAAAATCTACTGCAATGACTGCCGCAGCCAAGGTGTCTGCTGCTTGCCTCCTGAAAAGTGCTACCCTTACCCAAAGCCGTTCTGCTTGAGATGTGGGAGTGAAAACGTGATAGTCCTTCAATTCCAAGAAGGCGAAAGATGAGTAAATGTAGTAGGTGCTTTACGGAGTAGGCCTATAATCTAGACATTTATTTCTAGGCAGATATATCCTTGATACCTGAGCGGTTTGGAGGTTGTTGAGCATACGCTGCTGAGTGACTACGACATCTACCTATTCAAACAAGGTAGGCATTATAGGCTCTACGAGAAGCTAGGCTCCCATTTAGTTAGTCTGGGTGGAGAGAGGGGCGTATACTTTGCGGTCTACGCACCTAACGCAAGCGAAGTCTACGTTATAGGCGGCTTCAACTCTTGGCAACCTGAGCATAAACTCTACAAGCGGCAAGATGATTCGGGCATCTGGGAGGGCTTCATACCCAAGGTGGGTGTAGGCGAATTATATAAGTATCGGATAATATCGAGAAGCGGGTATAGTGTAGATAAAGCAGACCCCTACGCCTTCCTCTTTGAAACACCGCCAAAGACGGCATCCATCGTCTGGGACCTAGATTACAAGTGGAGTGATGAAGAATGGATGAATAGTAGGTGGGAGCGTAACTCTCTAGCCTCACCCATATCCATATACGAAGTTCATCTAGGTTCGTGGAGAAGAGGCGAGTGGGGTAGATGGCTGACTTACCGTGAGGTAGCGGAGCAGCTGTGCGCATATGTAAAGGAGATGGGCTTTACACACGTGGAGCTGCTTCCTGTAATGGAGCACCCTTTTTACGGTAGCTGGGGTTATCAGATAACAGGCTACTTCGCTCCTACCAGCAGATATGGGCAGCCGCAGGACTTCATGTATCTGGTTGACAGACTTCACAAAGAGGGGATAGGTGTAATATTAGATTGGGTTCCATCACACTTTCCAACCGATGAACACGGGCTGGTCTACTTTGACGGCACACACCTCTATGAGTATGAGGATTGGAGGAAACGCTATCACCCAGATTGGAACAGCTACATCTTCGACTACGGGAAGAATGAAGTCAGATCATTCCTCATAAGCAGCGCGCTCTTCTGGCTCGATAAATACCACGCAGATGGGCTAAGGATTGATGCGGTAGCCTCCATGCTCTACTTAGACTACTCGCGCAAAGAAGGTGAGTGGATGCCTAATATCTACGGTGGCAAGGAGAATCTTGAGGCGATCTCATTCATAAAGGAGCTGAATGAAGCAGTCTACAGGCACTACCCACACACGCAGACGATAGCCGAGGAGTCAACCGCTTGGCCTATGGTAACCAAACCAACCTATGTTGGGGGTTTGGGGTTTGGGTTAAAGTGGAATATGGGTTGGATGCACGACACGCTCCTCTACTTCTCTAAAGACCCCATATACCGTAAATACCACCACAATCAGATAACGTTCAGCATCTGGTACGCCTTCTCAGAAAACTTCATCCTTCCCCTCTCGCACGATGAAGTGGTCTACGGTAAGGGCTCCCTCCTCGCTAAGATGCCCGGAGACCCTTGGCAGAAGTTCGCAAACCTAAGGCTCCTCTACGCCTACATGTATGCGCACCCAGGGAAGAAGCTGCTGTTTATGGGCGGCGAATTCGCTCAGTGGTCTGAGTGGAACCACGATCGAAGCCTAGATTGGCACCTCCTCAACTACTTTGAGCACCAGGGGGTTCAGAGGCTCGTCAAGGACCTTAACAGAGTCTATCGAAGCGAACCAGCTCTACACAAGCTAGACTTTGATCCACAGGGGTTTGAGTGGATAGACTTCAGCGACTGGGAGCAGAGCGTAATAACCTTCA encodes:
- the gatA gene encoding Asp-tRNA(Asn)/Glu-tRNA(Gln) amidotransferase subunit GatA; this translates as MVRSGEVSAVEVVEASLSRIRELDDKINAFITLCLKQALADAEKLDLRLKRGEGAGPLCGVPVAVKDVISTAGIETTCGSKMLRGYIPPYDATVVVKLKEAGAIIVGKTNTDEFAMGSTTEFSAFGPTKNPCDLSRVAGGSSGGSGAAVAAGMVPLALGSDTGGSVRCPAAFCGVVGLKPTYGAVSRYGLISYANSLEQIGPIASNLDDCALFYRCISGWDPMDSTSYRDRPKEIAPLKEGAKIAVPKEFFGEGIEEAVRRRVWSGLDVLMDNGFIVEEVSIKSLNYALPAYYIVAMAEASSNLARFDGIRYGLHLKSGFRDWNTYFSKCRARGFGPEVKRRIMLGTYILSAGYYGVYYLKAQKIRSILKSEFQQIFSRYDLIAGPTMPTTPFKIGERVEDPLLMYLIDVNTVPPNLTGHPAISVPVHGEGELPVGLQLIAPYFCEERLFQAAKIVEDGLRR
- the gatC gene encoding Asp-tRNA(Asn)/Glu-tRNA(Gln) amidotransferase subunit GatC — its product is MPRSKIGVSTVKHLAWLTRIDLTDKEAREISKQLSRILEYFSKIDEVDTSGVEPLYHPLEMQRVARSDEPAPFLADEILKIAPSRKGRYIKAPRIV
- the aspS gene encoding aspartate--tRNA(Asn) ligase: MRLDELGDWRRTHYSSNLAPQLDGQECVLFGWIAAVRHQGNITFIVIKDKDGLIQITAKKDEVGEELYKKVQALTPHTSIGVKGVLKAIAKAPNGVEVRPKEIKVLGFASVNSPIPLYGRRLPSLDKRLEIRAVDLRRPAAQAVFKIRQEALKAIRGHLLKNGYHEVHTPKIISSATEGGAALFPLLYYDKEAFLTQSPQLYKEQLVMAFEKVFEIGPAFRAEQSRTLEHLSEFISVDVEEAYVDYRDAMDRLEAMIREVVEAVKIRCAKELATLQYEPNLPETFKKFTYDEVLEILAEHGHKVEWGEDLSSTALAKLAEANPSYYFIIDWPTQSKPFYISQKKEYPKLSESFDLIFGSLEVASGGTRVSSRRVLEKRLKEKGLNPKSFAYHLKIFDYGMPPHAGFGLGFERFLMTLTGQKNIRDVTYFPRDQRHLTP
- the glgB gene encoding 1,4-alpha-glucan branching protein GlgB — protein: MSGLEVVEHTLLSDYDIYLFKQGRHYRLYEKLGSHLVSLGGERGVYFAVYAPNASEVYVIGGFNSWQPEHKLYKRQDDSGIWEGFIPKVGVGELYKYRIISRSGYSVDKADPYAFLFETPPKTASIVWDLDYKWSDEEWMNSRWERNSLASPISIYEVHLGSWRRGEWGRWLTYREVAEQLCAYVKEMGFTHVELLPVMEHPFYGSWGYQITGYFAPTSRYGQPQDFMYLVDRLHKEGIGVILDWVPSHFPTDEHGLVYFDGTHLYEYEDWRKRYHPDWNSYIFDYGKNEVRSFLISSALFWLDKYHADGLRIDAVASMLYLDYSRKEGEWMPNIYGGKENLEAISFIKELNEAVYRHYPHTQTIAEESTAWPMVTKPTYVGGLGFGLKWNMGWMHDTLLYFSKDPIYRKYHHNQITFSIWYAFSENFILPLSHDEVVYGKGSLLAKMPGDPWQKFANLRLLYAYMYAHPGKKLLFMGGEFAQWSEWNHDRSLDWHLLNYFEHQGVQRLVKDLNRVYRSEPALHKLDFDPQGFEWIDFSDWEQSVITFIRKDPQSKTIILVVSNFTPVPRERYKVGAPRGGFWKEILNTDAKEYGGSGWGNFGGVEAGEEAYHGRRYSLTLTLPPLACIYLKNTL